The Bradyrhizobium sp. WSM471 genome includes the window CGATCCGGCGCGGCCGGGCCGAGACAGCATCACACATGTCCGTTCCGTGGCCCGCCGGAAGGTGGAATTGCAATGTCTGCACGGTTGTGCAAATCGCTATGGCCAAAGAATTCATCAGGAGGGACCATCGTGCGCCGATCGCTCATCTTAGCAACAACCATCCTCGCCCTCGCCGCGGGCACCTCCGCACAGGCCGACGATCTCAAGGTCGCGCTGATCTATGGCAAGACCGGCCCGCTCGAAGCCTATGCCAAGCAGACCGAGACCGGCCTGCAGATGGGTTTTGAATACGCCACCAAGGGCACCATGACGCTCGACGGGCGCAAGATCGTCATCATCACCAAGGACGACCAGGGCAAGCCTGATCTCTCCAAGGCCGCGCTCGCTGAAGCCTATCAGGACGACAAGGCCGACATCGCGATCGGCACGACCTCGTCGGCCGCGGCACTCGCGATCCTGCCCGTCGCCGAGGAGAACAAGAAGATCCTGATCGTCGAGCCCGCGGTCGCGGATCAGATTACCGGCGAGAAGTGGAATCGCTACATCTTCCGCACCGCGCGCAACTCGTCGCAGGACGCGATCTCGAACGCGGTCGCGATCGGCAAGCAGGGCGTCACCGTCGCAACGCTGGCGCAGGACTACGCCTTCGGCCGTGACGGCGTCGCCGCCTTCAAGGAGGCGCTCGGCAAGACCGGCGCGACGCTCGCCGCCGAAGAATATGCCCCGACCTCCACCACCGACTTCACCGCGGTCGGCCAGCGCCTGTTCGACGCGCTGAAGGACAAGCCGGGCCGCAAGGTGATCTGGGTAATCTGGGCCGGCGCCGGCAATCCGCTGGCAAAGCTCCAGGACATGGATCCGAAGCGCTACGGCATCGAACTGTCCACCGGCGGCAACATCCTGCCGGCGCTCGCCGCCTACAAGGGCCTGCCCGGCATGGAAGGCGCGACCTATTATTTCTACACGATCCCGAAGAACCCGGTGAATGACTGGTTCGTCGCCGAGCACCAGAAGCGCTTCAACGCGCCGCCGGACTTCTTCACCGCGGGCGGCTTCGCCGCCGCGATGTCCGTCGTCGCCGCCGTCACCAAGGCGAAGTCGACCGACACCGAGAAGCTGATCAGCGCGATGGAAGGCCTGGAGTTCGACACGCCGAAGGGCAAGATGATGTTCCGCAAGGAAGACCATCAGGCGCTCCAGAGCATGTATCACTTCAAGGTCAAGGTCGATCCGAATGTCGCCTGGGCCGTGCTCGAGCCGGTGCGCGAGCTGAAGATCGAGGACATGGACGTTCCGATCAAGAACAAGCGCTGAGTTTTTTGACTTCACCTCTCCCGCTTGCGGGAGAGGCCGGGAGAGGGCTCTGTCCTCTTGGGGGTTCTCGATTGCGGAGACACCCTCTCCCCAACCCTCCCCCGCAAGCGGGGGAGGGAGCGCACCGTGATCGCGGAAACACTTCCAACCAAACCCGATCGAAATCTCCCATGACGCTCTCTCTCGAAACCCGCGACCTCACTATCCGCTTCGGCGGCCACGTCGCGGTCAACAGCGTCACCTGCAGCTTCCGCCCCGGCGAGCTCACCGCCATCGTCGGCCCGAACGGTGCCGGCAAGACCACTTATTTCAACCTGATCTCCGGCCAGCTGCGCGCATCGAGCGGCAGCATTCTGTTCGACGGCACCGACATCACCCAGCATTCCGCGCCGATGCGGACGCGCGCAGGCCTGGGGCGCGCCTTCCAGCTCACCAATCTCTTTCCGAATCTGTCGGTGGAGGAAAACGTCCGCCTCGCCGTGCAGGCCGCCGCCGGCACTCACTACGACATGCTGCGGCCCTGGATGGTCCGCCGTGATCTGATCGCCCGTGCCGACGCTATTCTGGATCAGGTCGCGCTCGGCGGCCGCCGTGGCGTCGCCGCGACCGCACTGTCGCATGGCGATCAGCGCAAGCTCGAGGTCGCGCTGATGATGGCGCTCGAGCCAAAGGTGTTCATGTTCGACGAGCCGACCGCGGGCATGAGCATCGACGAGGTGCCGGTCGTGCTGAACCTGATCGCGCAACTCAAGCAGGACAAGAGCAGGATCATTCTCCTGGTCGAGCACAAGATGGACGTCGTCCGCTCGCTCGCCGACCGCATCATCGTGCTGCATAACGGGCAGCTTGTTGCGGACGGTCCGCCGGCCGAAGTGATTGCGTCACCGATCGTGCAGGAAGCCTATCTCGGCGTCGCGCCCAAGACAGTTGAAGGAAAGACGGTTGCAGGGAGCGCCGCATGACCAACCTGTTAAGGCTCTCCGGGGTGCACACCCATATCGGCCGCTATCACATCCTCCAGGGCATCGATCTCGCTGTCGCGCAGGGGCAGACCACGATGCTGCTCGGCCGCAACGGCGCCGGCAAGACCACGACATTGCGCACCATCATGGGCCTCTGGCAGGCCTCCTCCGGCGAGATCAGCCTCGCCGGCGAGCGCATCGAGAGCCGTGCGACGCCCGACATCGCGCGGCTCGGCGTCGGTTACGTGCCGGAGAGCATGGCGGTGTTCTCCGACCTCACGGTGAAGGAAAACCTGGTGCTGGCGGCGCGCGATGGTCCGCTCGACGACGTCCAGCTCGACTGGATTTTTGGCTTCTTCCCCGCGCTGCGCCGGTTCTGGCTGTCGCGCGCGGGAAGTCTCTCGGGCGGACAGAAGCAGATGTTGTCGATTGCCCGCGCCATCATCGAACCGCGCAAGCTCTTGCTGATCGACGAGCCGACCAAGGGGCTGGCGCCGGCGATCGTGATGGCGCTGATCGAGTGCCTGAAGGAGATCAAGCGCAAGGGCGCCACCATCCTGATGGTCGAGCAGAACTTCTTTGCCGCCCGCGAGCTCGGCGACAACGTACTGGTGATGGACAACGGCACCATCGTTCATCGCGGCGAGATGGCGGCCCTGGCCTCCGACGTGCCGCTGCAGGAGCGGCTGCTCGGCCTGAGCCTGGAGACGCATCAATGACCGAGCTCGCCGCAACCGATCCGCTGCCGAAGCCGAAGCGCGACATCGCGCCGATCCTGCTGCCGATCGCGGTCGCGCTCGTGATGATCCCGCTGATCGGCTCCCCCAGCACCTGGCTGACGCTGACGGCCGCGAGCCTCGCGATGGGCATGATGATCTTCATCATGGCCTCCGGACTCACGCTCGTGTTCGGCCTGATGGACGTGCTCAATTTCGGCCATGGCGCCTTCATCGCGGTCGGGGCTTATGTCGCAACCCTGGTGCTGGCGCCGTTCGCGGCCTCGCTCCAGGTGGATTCGCTGTGGGTGAACCTCGCGGTGCTGGCGCCGGCTGCATTGCTGTCGATGGCGGTCTCCGGCGCGCTCGGCCTGATCGTCGAGCGGGTGCTGATCCTGCCCGTCTACGGCCAGCATCTGAAGCAGATCCTGATGACGACGGGTGGCCTGATCGTCGCCGAGCAGACGCTCTATGCGGTGTGGGGGCCGCAGATCATCCCGACGCCGCTGCCGACGTCGCTGCGCGGCTCCTTCATTCTCGGCGACGTCGCGATCGCGAAATACCGCGTGCTGGCGACGCTGATCGGCCTTGCCGTCTTCATCGCGATCCAGCTCGTGCTCAACCGGACCAAGCTCGGGCTTCTGATCCGCGCCGGCGTCGAGGATCGCGAGATGGTCGAGGCGCTCGGCTATCGCATCCGCCGTCTGTTCCTCGGCGTGTTCATGACGGGATCGGCGCTCGCCGGCCTCGGCGGCGTGATGTGGGCGCTGTATCGCGAGCAGGTCCACGCCTCCATGAGCGACGACCTCACCGTCTTGATCTTCATCGTCGTCATCATCGGCGGCCTCGGCTCGATCGGCGGCTGCTTCATCGGCGCGATCCTGGTGGCGATGATTGCGAATTACGGTGGCTTCCTGGTGCCGAAGCTCGCCCTCGTCTCCAACATCCTGCTGATGGTCGCCATTCTGATGTGGCGGCCGCGCGGCCTCTATGCGGTGACCAGCCGATGATGATCCTGTCAGGCGATCCGCCGCGCAGCCGCGTGCTCACGCTCGTTCTCGTCCTCATCATCCTGGCGCTGGTGGCGACGCCGTTCCTGTTCCCCGGGGCGAAGGCGCTGAACGTCGCGGCCAAGATCTGCGTTTTTGCCGCGCTGGTCGCCTCGTACGACCTCCTGCTCGGTTATACCGGCTCAGTGTCGTTCGCGCACACCATGTTCTACGGGATCGGCAGCTACGCGATCGCGATCGCGCTGTACGGGATGGGCCCGAATTGGGGCGCGGTCGCAACGGGCATCGTGGTCGGCCTGCCGCTTGCCGCGCTGCTTGCGCTTGCGATCGGGCTGTTCTCGCTGCGGGTCGCCGCGATCTTCTTTGCCATGATCACGCTCGCGGTCGCATCCGCCTTCCAGGTGCTGGCCTCGCAGCTGTCCTGGCTGACCGGCGGCGAGGACGGGCGCAGCTTTCAGCTGCCCGAGCTGCTCAGGCCCGGCACGGTGCTGATGTCGAAGAACTTCATGGGATTCGAGGTCAACGGCCGCATCCTGACCTACTATCTGGTGTTCGCCGTCTCGGCCCTGATGATCCTCGCTTTGCTGCGGGTGGTGAACTCGCCGTTCGGGCGCGTGCTGCAGGCGATCCGCGAAAACCGCTTCCGCGCCGAGGCGCTCGGCTTCCGCACCGTCTTCCACCTGAGCTACGCCAACTGCATCGCCGCACTGGTCGCCGCCGGCGCCGGCATCCTCAATGCGCTGTGGCTGCGTTATGCCGGTCCCGATACCTCGCTCAGCTTCTCGATCATGCTGGACATTCTCCTGATGGTCGTGATCGGCGGCATGGGCACGATCTACGGCGCGATCATCGGCGCCACCATCTTCATCCTCGCCCAGAACTATCTGCAGTCGCTGATGGGCGTCGCCTCCAAGGCGGCGTCGGAAGCCGGCCTGCCGCTGCTGCCCGGGCTGCTGCATCCCGACCGCTGGCTGCTGTGGCTCGGGCTGCTCTTCATCGCCAGCGTCTACTTTTTTCCGACCGGCGTGGTCGGACGGCTGCGCAATCTCGGCGGCGACAAGAGCGCGGACGGATCGCATTAACGCGCGATTCATGATGCAGCGCGGCGGCTCGCTGGACACGACCGTGATCTCGCAACGAGATTAACGCTCAGGTAACTGGCTTTCCTAAGCTTTACGCCATTTGTGTGATGTATTCCTGTCCCTCCAGGGAGGGGGAATGCGCCAGGTCTTTGCAAGGATTGCAGCCGGAATGTTCCTAGCCGCGAAGCACGGCTGGGAGGCAGCCATTCGGCGCGGACCGGTGCTGTGGCTCACTTTGTGCGGCGTGTTGCTGGTCGCGGGGATCTTCGCCGTGACCGCCATGGCCGTCGGCGAATTTCGCGAACGTACCCTGGCCAACCGCGAGCGCGAGCTGGAAAATACGGTGCAGCTGATCGCACGGCACTTCGATCAGCAATTTGAAGATTCCGACATCGTCGCCGCCGATGTGATCGGGCAGATGAACCTGCCGGAGATCAGTTCGGCCGCGATGTTCCGCGAGCGCATGTCCGGACCCGCGACGAACCAGATGCTGCGAAGCAAGATCGGCCCGGTGTCTTACCTCGGCGATATCGCGATCTACGATGCCGACGGCGAACTGATCAACTGGTCGCGGGCCCAGCCGCTCCCCAAGATCAACATCTCCTCGCGCGCCTACTTTCAGACCTTCAAAGCGAATCCCATGGCCGAACCGGTGATTCTGGAATCGGTCCGCAGCTTCATCATCGGCAAATGGACCACGGTCGTCGCGCGTCGGCTGAACGGCGTGGACGGCAGCTTCTTCGGCACGATGGTCCGCCGGATCGATCCGGACAGCTACCAGAACTATTTCGCATCCGTTGCGCTTGCGGAGGGCACGGCGATCTCGCTGTTCGACCGCAATGGCAAGATGCTGTCGCGCTACCCGCATGTCGAAGAGCTGATCGGCAGGGACTTCAAGGACGCGCCGCTGATGCGCAAGATGCTGGCCGAAGGCGGCCGGCACACCCTGCGCGTCAGGGGCCCGATCGACGGCGACGAGCGCCTCGGCTCCGGGGCCTCGCTTTCGCATTTCCCGCTGATCATCGTCGCGACCAACACCACGAGCGCGGCGCTGGCCGACTGGCGGCAGCAGACCGGTTTCATGGTCACCACCGCCGCGCTTTCGGCAACCGTGATTGCGCTGATCCTGTTCCTGATCGTTCGCCAGATCAACCGGCAGAACCGCGAGGCGCAGCAACGGCTGGAAGCGGGGCGGGGGCGGCTCGACACCGCCTTGAACAACATGTCGCAAGGGTTGATCCTGTACGATGCCGCCGGATACATCGTCACCTGCAACCGCCGCTACGCCGACATGTTCGGCCTCTCGCACGACGTCATCAAGCCCGGCTGCCACATCCATGAGGCAATGCTCCATCGCAAGGAGCGTGGCGCGTTCGGCGGCGACGTCGATGCGTTTTGCGTCGACGTCATGAAGGTCGTCGCCGAAGGCACCGTCTCCACCAGGCTGCACGAGCTGCCTAACGGCCGCACCTTTCAGGTCATCAACACCCCGCTCGCGCAGGGCGGATGGGTCGCCACGATCGAGGAGATCACCGAACGCCGCAAGCTGGAGCAGGAACGCGACCGCAACTACATGTTCTTGCGCGAGATCATCGACCATATCCCGTCGCAGATCACGGTGAAGGATGCTCAAACGCGGCAATATCTGCTGGTCAACCGGACCGCCGAAGAACAATTCGGCCAATCGAGTGAAAACATCGTTGGCAAGACCCCCTTCGACATCTACCCGGATGCCTCCGCCAGGATCGTCACCGAAGATGACAGCAAGGCGCTGAAGTCGGGCGGGGGATTGTTCAAGGACGAGCATGCCTGGCAGAGCCAGGCCAAGGGAATGCGCTACATCACCTCGACCCGGATCGGAATCCGCGACGAATCCGGCGAGCCGCGTTACATCATCAACGTCGTCGAGGATGTCACCGAACGGCGGCGCGCCGACGAGAAGATCGCGCATATGGCGCATTACGATGCGCTCACCGACCTGCCCAACCGGGTGCTGTTCCGCGAGCAGATCGAGCGTGAACTGGAGAAGGTTGGCGGCGGCAGTCAGTTCGCGCTGCTCTATATCGATGTCGACGAGTTCAAGGGCATCAACGATTCGCTCGGTCATCACGTCGGCGACGAGCTGTTGAAGGGAATCGCGGCGCGCATCCGCGGCTGCCTCGGACCGGGCGACCTGATCGCGCGGCTCGGCGGCGACGAATTCGCGGTGATCCAAACCGGGATCGAATCGTCTGCCGACGTGGTGTCATTCGTGACGCGGATCTTCGAGGCGATCCGCCGGCCCTATCACTGCTTCGGCCATCAGCTCTCGACCGACGCCAGCATCGGCATCGCGATGGCGCCGCAGGACGGCACCGATCTCGACCAGCTCGTCAAGAATGCCGATCTCGCGATGTACGGCGCCAAGGCCGAAGGACGCCGCACCCACCGCTTCTTCGAGCCGGAGATGGATGCGAGCGCCAAGGCGCGCCTGAGCCTGGAGCAGGATCTGCGCCAGGCCCTGGTGAACGGCGGCTTCGAGATCCACTATCAGCCGCTGGTGGACCTGCGCACCAACGCGGTCACGGGCTGCGAGGCGCTGCTGCGCTGGCGGCATCCCCAGCGCGGCATGGTGTCGCCGGCGGAGTTCATTCCGATTGCCGAGGACACCGGCCTGATCAACGAGCTCGGCGACTGGGTGCTGCGCATGGCCTGCAGCGAGGCCGCAACCTGGCCGGCGCATGTGCGTGTCGCGGTCAATGTCTCGCCGGTACAGCTCAAATGCGACACGCTGGCACTGCGGATCGCCGGCGCGCTCGCCGCTTCCGGACTTGCTCCGTCCCGGCTCGAGCTCGAGATCACCGAGGCCGTGCTGATCCGCGACGACGAGGCGGCGCTCTCGATCCTGCACCAGCTCCGCGCCATCGGCGTGCGCATCGCGCTCGACGATTTCGGCACCGGCTACTCCTCGCTCAGCTATCTGAAGCGCTTCCCGTTCGACAAGATCAAGATCGACCGCTGCTTCGTCGCCGATATCGCCGAGGCGAGCGGCGCGCCCGTGATCGTGCAGGCGGTGGTGAACATCGCCGCCGCCAGCAACATGACCACGGTCGCGGAGGGCGTCGAGACCGAGGCACAGCGCGAGATGCTGCGTGCGCTCGGCTGCACGGAGATGCAGGGCTACCTCTTCAGCAGACCGAAGCCGGCCAGCGAAGTGCGAAAGCTGTTCGGCCCGAGCCATGCCTTGCCGGTGGCAGCGGTGGCCTGACATGGCGAAGCCGGGGAAAACGTCAGCCAAGACGGTCGACGTTGCGGATTCCTATGCCGTGCGGCTGATGCAGCATCTGGTGGTGCCGACCTTCGTGATCGATCCGAAGCGCCGCGTCGTGATCTGGAACAGAGCCTGCGAGCGGCTGACCGGCGTCGCCGCCTCCGAGGTGATCGGCACAAATAAGCATTGGCAGGCCTTCTACGAGACCAGGCGCCCTTGCCTCGCCGACCTCGTCGCGCTCGACCGCCCGGAACAGCTGCCGGAGTTCTATTCGGAATATGCCGCGCGCGGCCATAACGGGCTCGGCTTCAGCGCCGAGAACTGGTGCGTGATGCCGAAGCTCGGCAGCCAGCTCTATCTCGCCATCGACGCCGGCCCCATCCACGACGAGGCCGGCCATCTGATTGCGGTGGTGGAGACTTTGCGCGACCTTACCGACCAGAAGCGCGCCGAGATGGCCCTGAAGGAGCTCGCCACCAAGGACGGGCTGACCGGCCTGTCGAACCGCCGTGCGTTCGACCAGATGCTGATGAGCGAATGGGCCCGCGCCCAGCGGACGCAGAAGCCGATGGCGCTGCTGTTCGTCGATGTCGATCATTTCAAGCTGTTCAACGACCGCCACGGCCATCAGAGCGGCGACGAATGCCTGCGCGCGGTCGCGTCCGTCGTCAGCCGGTATGCCGTGCGCCCGCTCGATCTCGCCAGCCGCTATGGCGGTGAGGAATTCGCGCTGATCCTGCCGGACATGGATTGCGATACCGCCTGCGTCATCGCCGACGAGATCCGCTGCGCCGTGATGGCCTTGCGGATCGCGCATGGCGCCATCGGGGCCGGCGACCACGTCACCCTCAGCGTCGGCGTCGGCAGCCACATTCCCGGCGAAACCGACGGCGGCCCCGACCGGTTGCTGGGCGCAGCCGACCAGGCGCTCTATGCGGCCAAACGGCTCGGCCGCAACCGCATCATGTGTGCCGAACGGCTGCTCGCCGAGTTCGCCAAGCTCGGGCGGGACGGCGTGCCGGTTCCTGGCCGCACGCCCCGTAAATCAGCCTAGCCGGAGATGGCGGAAGCGGTTGCCCGCCCCCCGCCAATCGGCTAAATGAACCTCCACTAGCACCCGTAGCTCAGCTGGATAGAGCGTTGCCCTCCGAAGGCAAAGGTCACACGTTCGAATCGTGTCGGGTGCGCCAGTCTCTTCCAGTCTGTGCTGGAGCTCCCACCCGAGTCGCCTTGTTACCGCCGCGCTGGAAGGAATCCCCTGCTCAGCGCGAGCCTGCGCTCACGTCAGCATCGAGATGATCGCCTGGACCTGGTCGGAAGCCGACGTGACCAGTCCGTCGTACGACGTCTGACCGTGTGCGGCCGCCTTCAGGATGCATTCGGCTACGGCCGCTTTCAGGCCGAACACCGACTGATCGGGCGGCACGCTCGCCATCACGGCCTCGAGCGCCTGACGCATCGTTCGAATGAGTTCGGAGCTGTATTGCATGGGCTGTCCTCCGCGACCTCATATTAGAGCGCATGCCCATGCGTGCCACTCACAAGCCTGAGATTGCTCTGCGAATCACACCTCACCTCGCGCTTCGTGCCGCTCAATTGTATCATCTTGCCATGAGCGAATCCGACACGGCGACCGGCGAAGCCTCGCCCGTCCGCAAGATCATCCATATCGACATGGATGCCTTCTACGCGTCCGTGGAACAGCGCGATCATCCGGAGCTGCGCGGAAAGCCGGTCGCCGTCGGAGGCTCCGCGGAACGTGGCGTCGTCGCGGCCGCCAGCTATGAAGCCCGCGAGTTCGGCGTTCGCTCCGCCATGCCATCCGTGACGGCGAAGCGACAATGTCCCGATCTGATCTTCGTCAAACCGCGCTTCGAGGTCTACAAGGCGATCTCCAGGCAGATCCGCGACATCTTCGCGGAGCACACCCCCATCATCGAGCCGCTGTCGCTCGACGAGGCCTATCTCGACGTGACCCAAAACCTCCAAGGCATCCCGCTGGCGCGCGACATTGCACTCAAGATCCGCGAGAGGATCAAGGCCGAGACGGGTCTCAACGCTTCGGCCGGCGTCTCCTACAACAAGTTTCTGGCCAAGCTCGCCTCCGATCATCGCAAGCCCAACGGTCAGTTCGTGATCTCACCGGAGATGGGACCCGCCTTCGTCGAGACGCTGCCCGTCGGAAAATTCCATGGGATAGGCCCGGCCACGGGCGCGAAGATGAACGCGCTCGGCATGTTCACCGGTCTCGATATTCGCCGTCAGACGCTGGAGTTCATGAATGCCAATTTTGGCAAGTCGGGCGCCTATTATTACTGGATCTCGCGCGGTGTCGACGACCGGCCGGTCCGGGCCAACCGGGTCCGCAAGTCCATCGGCGCGGAGACCACGTTCTCGAACGATCTCACCCAATTCGACACGCTGGTCGCCGAGCTCAAGCCGCTCATCGACAAGGTGTGGCGCCATTGCGAGGCGACGGGCAGCCGTGGCCGCACCGTCACCTTGAAGATCAAGTTTGCCGACTTCGAGATCATCACGCGCAGCAGGTCCGCTGTTTCGCCGGTTGCAGGCCGGGCCGATCTTGAGCGGCTGGCTTGCGGCCTGCTCGAAGTCGAGATGCCGCTGCCCAAGAGCGTCAGGCTGCTGGGGGTCTCGCTGTCTTCCCTCCAGGCCGGGGACGATGCGGAGCCGCCGCAGCTGACTCTCGGCATCTGAACCAAACTGACGGGCTTTCGGCGGACGCAGACAGCCACGTCAGCGCGCTCGCAACGCGAATCTACTGGGGCGGGCGTTCAGACTCGCCACCGAAGGTCGGTCCGCCGGCGCCGATCAATGCCTCACGTGCTCGAACACCACGATCACGCCCGTCGGCTGGGGCTCGTGCGCCATCAGGCGGGTCAGCTCGGAATCGCCCCAATCGGCGAGGCTGACGACTTCGCCGCTCTGGCGCTCGGTGCTGGGCGGCGCCGTGGGCTCGACGACCTTCAGCCCCGTCTCATCGACGAAGAAAGTGTGCTCGCCGAACATGCTGTTGAGCTGCGGCATCGCGGGATGCTCGTCGGGCAGCACTTGAGCGCCGAGCTGGTTGACGGTCTGCTTCACCTGTTCGGATGTGAGCTTCATGAGCTGCTCCGTTTCTGTCACGTCGGTTTCATTGAGCTGAGCCAGAGCGGGCGTTCCCTGCGCCGATGTTCGCGTGGCCCAATCTCCCGAACAGGTGCTACGCACAAATGTTCCGGAGAAATGCATTTCGTGATCGCGCGTCGCGTCTGCCGCGCTTGCGGCACGAGATCGCCACAGGACGCACATGATTCGACATTCCAAGAGCCGAATTCCAAGAGCCGAATTCGCTACTCGCTTCTGTTCTCGCCAACAGAGAGCGCGCAGATGCGTGACAGATATGTGTAGGACAGCCCGGTCTCCTCGGCCCAGGCGTTGAACTGCGCCTGCACTCTTGCCAGATCGCCCTTCGACTTGACCTCTTCGGCAATGTCGAGACCGGCATCGCGCAGGCAGGCCACGACGTCCCTGGACGTCACAAAGCCGTCCCAGCCGACGAACCGCAGCAGCATCTGGCCGGTATTGCCACCCAACCGGCTGCCGCGCTTGCTCAGGAAATCGAGCAGGCCGATCTGGTCGGACGGCGGCCATTTCGCCAGAAACTTGCCGAAACTGCCGTGCTCCTTTGCGATCTCCTGGACGAAGGCCGCGTTGTCGCGCACTGACATGATCTTGGCACCGTTGCGCACGATGCGGGCGTCGCGCAGCAGGCCCTCCCAATAATCCTCCGGCTGGAAGGTGAGCTTGGCCGGCTGGAAACGCAGGAAAGCGTCTTCAAAGCCGTCCCATTTCGTCTCGATCACGCTCCAGGCAAAGCCCGCGCAAAACACACGCTTGGTCATCTCTGCGAGGATGCGGTCGTCGCCGCGTTTGGCGAGGCCCTTCAGGTCGGGCTTTTCGGGCATCAGCTTTTCGAGCGCCTTGGGCCCGCCCTTGCGTTTTTCGGCGCGAGCACGAATGGTCTTGAAGGAGGTCATTGGGGACGAGCTGTTGGGGACACGAGCTGTTGAGGATACGCCACGACATCAGAATTCGATGATCCGGTCCAGCCCGGCGACGCTTCGATGCTTGCACCCGCGGATGCGCCGCAGCATACTGCCCGCGTTGAATTGGCGAGAGATGCGGCTGGTCTGCTCTTGCGTTCAGATATTTTGCAATCCCGAGCATTTTTGACGTCTCACCCCTGGATTTCCAATGCGCTGCCTGGTCGTGGCCGACCTGCACTATTCGCTGCCTCAGCTCGACTGGCTCGTCAGCGCCGCTCCGCGATTCGACCTCGTGATCTTCGCCGGCGATGCGCTCGACATCGGCTCGATGGTGGATTTTCGCGCGCAGATCGTGGTGGTGAAGAAGTACCTCGCCCTGCTCGCCAGCAAGACCCGCGTGATCCTCTGCTCCGGCAATCACGACCTCGACGAGCGCAATGCGGAAGGCGAAAAGATCTCGCGCTGGATCTCGGAGGTGCGCGAGTTGGGCATTGCCTGCGACGGTGACGGCCTCACCATCGGTGACACGCTGTTCACGGTGTGCCCATGGTGGGATGGGCCGCTGGTCAAGCAACGTCTCGTCGCGCAGCTCGGCGCCGCCGCGGCCGGCCGGCCGCAGCGCTGGATCTGGATCCATCATGCGCCGCCGGCGGATTCACCGACGAGCTGGGGCGGCAAGCGCTTCTTTGGCGACGTCGAGCTGGTGCAATGGATCATGCAGTACCAGCCCACGATGGTGATCTCGGGCCATGTGCATCAATCGCCGTTCATTAACGATGGCTCGTGGTTCGACCGGCTCGGCCAGAGCTGGGTCTTCAACACCGGCCTGCAGCCCGGCCGCCCGCCGACATATATCGTGCTGGACCTCGAAGCGGACAGGGCGTTCTGGCTTGCGGCCGGCGAGGCGCAATGGATCGATCTTGGCGCGCCGCTGCAGCGGCCCGCCGCTCCGATCGAGGCGCCGCCCGACTGGCTCACATTCTTGGATCGGATTGCCGATCCGAACCTGGCGAGACCTCGAGCGGCGGCAGGTTGATCATGCTCTGGAGCACCTCGCCGACCATGGCCAGATGGGTGCCGTGGCCGGCATATTGC containing:
- a CDS encoding substrate-binding domain-containing protein, whose translation is MRRSLILATTILALAAGTSAQADDLKVALIYGKTGPLEAYAKQTETGLQMGFEYATKGTMTLDGRKIVIITKDDQGKPDLSKAALAEAYQDDKADIAIGTTSSAAALAILPVAEENKKILIVEPAVADQITGEKWNRYIFRTARNSSQDAISNAVAIGKQGVTVATLAQDYAFGRDGVAAFKEALGKTGATLAAEEYAPTSTTDFTAVGQRLFDALKDKPGRKVIWVIWAGAGNPLAKLQDMDPKRYGIELSTGGNILPALAAYKGLPGMEGATYYFYTIPKNPVNDWFVAEHQKRFNAPPDFFTAGGFAAAMSVVAAVTKAKSTDTEKLISAMEGLEFDTPKGKMMFRKEDHQALQSMYHFKVKVDPNVAWAVLEPVRELKIEDMDVPIKNKR
- a CDS encoding ABC transporter ATP-binding protein — its product is MTLSLETRDLTIRFGGHVAVNSVTCSFRPGELTAIVGPNGAGKTTYFNLISGQLRASSGSILFDGTDITQHSAPMRTRAGLGRAFQLTNLFPNLSVEENVRLAVQAAAGTHYDMLRPWMVRRDLIARADAILDQVALGGRRGVAATALSHGDQRKLEVALMMALEPKVFMFDEPTAGMSIDEVPVVLNLIAQLKQDKSRIILLVEHKMDVVRSLADRIIVLHNGQLVADGPPAEVIASPIVQEAYLGVAPKTVEGKTVAGSAA
- a CDS encoding ABC transporter ATP-binding protein, translating into MTNLLRLSGVHTHIGRYHILQGIDLAVAQGQTTMLLGRNGAGKTTTLRTIMGLWQASSGEISLAGERIESRATPDIARLGVGYVPESMAVFSDLTVKENLVLAARDGPLDDVQLDWIFGFFPALRRFWLSRAGSLSGGQKQMLSIARAIIEPRKLLLIDEPTKGLAPAIVMALIECLKEIKRKGATILMVEQNFFAARELGDNVLVMDNGTIVHRGEMAALASDVPLQERLLGLSLETHQ
- a CDS encoding branched-chain amino acid ABC transporter permease, coding for MTELAATDPLPKPKRDIAPILLPIAVALVMIPLIGSPSTWLTLTAASLAMGMMIFIMASGLTLVFGLMDVLNFGHGAFIAVGAYVATLVLAPFAASLQVDSLWVNLAVLAPAALLSMAVSGALGLIVERVLILPVYGQHLKQILMTTGGLIVAEQTLYAVWGPQIIPTPLPTSLRGSFILGDVAIAKYRVLATLIGLAVFIAIQLVLNRTKLGLLIRAGVEDREMVEALGYRIRRLFLGVFMTGSALAGLGGVMWALYREQVHASMSDDLTVLIFIVVIIGGLGSIGGCFIGAILVAMIANYGGFLVPKLALVSNILLMVAILMWRPRGLYAVTSR
- a CDS encoding branched-chain amino acid ABC transporter permease; translated protein: MMILSGDPPRSRVLTLVLVLIILALVATPFLFPGAKALNVAAKICVFAALVASYDLLLGYTGSVSFAHTMFYGIGSYAIAIALYGMGPNWGAVATGIVVGLPLAALLALAIGLFSLRVAAIFFAMITLAVASAFQVLASQLSWLTGGEDGRSFQLPELLRPGTVLMSKNFMGFEVNGRILTYYLVFAVSALMILALLRVVNSPFGRVLQAIRENRFRAEALGFRTVFHLSYANCIAALVAAGAGILNALWLRYAGPDTSLSFSIMLDILLMVVIGGMGTIYGAIIGATIFILAQNYLQSLMGVASKAASEAGLPLLPGLLHPDRWLLWLGLLFIASVYFFPTGVVGRLRNLGGDKSADGSH